The following proteins come from a genomic window of Purpureocillium takamizusanense chromosome 13, complete sequence:
- a CDS encoding uncharacterized protein (TransMembrane:13 (o25-45i227-248o268-294i306-328o334-354i419-437o805-824i982-1005o1025-1047i1059-1083o1089-1110i1117-1137o1157-1181i)~EggNog:ENOG503PBDP~COG:Q), with the protein MRRFFCQPWGLIYKNVLTTTVRRPAGFVLSTWFFPTTILALLLSIPSFLQSPDAVGISDASLIRPLADVVDKKLVIVRPPEVGKDVDSIIDTFTETLPKNRVALYRNESSLESVCLPNARGVSDCHAIVIFKDSPLTASSTREASHRNSSHTWQYIIRGDPARDNRARDFKKHKSDQEDVYLPLQLAINNAITNSTAVPETIMFAPEQQGEMEQSSMVTNAAIIARIYAFALVLVHFSIVYRLVSFITSERESGMSQLIDSMGGRSSIYSRVVSWAVITDLAALPTYIAMGFIYQRLAFPTQSAGIIIGWQVMNGFAINSSVIFAASFFSKARLSAVCVNFLLALLSIIAQMYASESKPHPQQSAVAALSLLFPSANNVYFTQQMSLWQLSGLPAAITEFPPEAAGLFSSSYKVSQSKLLNFLVIDIFLYLFAAMAMEKVIHGVHYRKRKFEPRSADSSRFALEVLSMTKTYSTASCLSRTCCCCCKGTRKRIAVVDGVTFQTQKGQITCLVGPNGSGKTTLLHMMAGFTNADRGSVSIKGAPSQIGICPQRNILWDTLTVAEHVKIWNIVKSGRSSPHELEQLIEQCDLAFKRNFRASSLSGGQKRKLQLACMFTGDSSICLVDECTSGLDPLSRRTIWEILLEQRAKRSIILTTHFLDEVDVLADYIVLLCKGTVKCQGIPAELKDLHSGGYKVSVPLAVSALGPNYPRAVHQDRAIYYVPSPAAASKVACSYLDAGITDVALAGPQFEDVFLNILQREAASQGSAASNMTDPSFKMSPGKATSSWKQFLALYRKRWTVLPRFWSPYLFALLVPLGLAYLAGGLLKEYEPPSCDALQDTSAMQRTMLKWNDSCTTSGDGCDQLLVSPEQANGTLFDLFTAGYVEFSNISLRSYSDFVSVQKSRKETLDLIARNTTRAGYGGIFTGTSTEAPTIAYRTLSSGEQSGSLLLGIWSQMQGGTEIRTTQELIPKMRKIADFNGIAYMLLFTLLQVLYPASFVLYPALEKARQVRAMQYANGIRPGPLWAAYTAFDLLWIAISSASMLLISAINVTFNGPIVILLPVLSLYGMTATLTGYVISHYTEGPLKAYLATVGVGMLSWVAMGFAVNLGDANSAAVTFGANLVLPIGNVFRSLLVGLNLMDAGCSRGNPVATSSLYGFAGPLLYLMIQVAALLLLVTVVEMGRSRSSLRWLIKKSAPQVQRPTDIELAFMPLSSPIILEDAVQEEKERAESSDQDSLRVLHVSKSFGTNRAVDDVTFGLSKGQVIALLGPNGAGKSTLVSMIQANVETDKGQITLCQEDNRNLASGRHLGVCPQFDASDLMSTRQQLSFYARVKGISDISGNVNYLLARLDLTSHRDTQVSKLSGGNKRKVMLAIALMGSPAVLVLDEPTTAMDAIAKRQFWNIVQDIAGDQSVLLTTHSMEEADALATRTVIMARRLLAIGTTQALRERYCDKYFVSLVLATAPVSSTQEMGLVVDWVHSRVPEADFERTMLGGQIRFTLPATVGSERGISLIANFIEMIEHGKAVMGIAHYSISNATLEDVFLAVARKNQVVEEENALSRSPEKRRVDWRSLLPRNRQWLRL; encoded by the exons ATGCGCCGATTTTTTTGCCAGCCATGGGGCCTCATCTACAAAAATGTCCTCACAACCACTGTCCGACGTCCAGCTGGCTTTGTTCTCTCTACTTGGTTCTTTCCCACGACCATCCTTGCCCTCCTTTTGTCGATCCCGTCCTTCCTCCAGAGCCCCGATGCTGTCGGGATCTCGGACGCGTCCCTTATCCGCCCGTTGGCGGATGTAGTGGATaagaagctcgtcatcgtaCGACCACCAGAAGTCGGCAAGGATGTGGACAGCATCATTGACACCTTTACCGAAACCCTCCCGAAGAACAGGGTCGCCTTATACCGAAACGAATCCTCCTTGGAATCAGTGTGCCTACCGAACGCACGCGGAGTCAGCGACTGccacgccatcgtcatcttcaAAGATTCGCCTCTCACAGCCTCGTCAACGCGAGAAGCATCCCATCGAAACAGCAGCCACACGTGGCAATACATAATCCGCGGTGATCCTGCTCGGGACAACCGGGCGCGAGATTTCAAGAAACACAAGAGCGATCAGGAAGATGTATATTTACCATTGCAACTCGCCATCAATAATGCCATCACGaactcgacggcggtgcccgAGACTATCATGTTTGCACCCGAACAGCAAGGAGAAATGGAGCAGTCAAGCATGGTCACAAATGCGGCCATCATCGCGAGAATCTACGCGTTTGCCCTAGTCCTGGTCCACTTCAGCATTGTCTATCGTCTCGTTTCCTTCATCACGTCCGAAAGAGAATCTGGCATGTCTCAGCTCATCGACTCCATGGGCGGAAGGAGCTCCATATACAGCCGTGTCGTAAGCTGGGCCGTAATTACCGACCTGGCTGCTCTGCCAACTTACATAGCCATGGGCTTCATATACCAACGCCTAGCGTTCCCCACGCAGAGCGCTGGTATAATCATTGGGTGGCAAGTAATGAATGGCTTTGCGATCAACAGCTCTGTCATCTTTGCCGCCTCCTTCTTTTCCAAGGCGCGTCTATCTGCGGTTTGTGTCAATTTTCTACTCGCTCTACTGTCAATCATCGCGCAAATGTACGCCTCCGAAAGCAAACCACACCCCCAGCAGTCAGCAGTAGCAGCGTTGTCTCTGCTCTTTCCCAGCGCCAATAATGTCTACTTCACGCAACAAATGAGCCTCTGGCAACTCTCCGGGCTCCCGGCTGCCATCACCGAATTCCCGCCCGAGGCTGCGGGTCTGTTTTCTTCCTCATACAAGGTAAGCCAAAGCAAACTGCTGAACTTCCTAGTCATCGACATCTTCCTTTACCTTTTCGCAGCAATGGCAATGGAGAAGGTGATCCACGGGGTTCACTATCGAAAAAGGAAGTTTGAGCCTCGCTCTGCGGACTCTTCCAGATTTGCTCTGGAGGTCCTGTCAATGACAAAGACGTACTCCACCGCCAGTTGTCTGTCGCgaacctgctgctgctgctgcaaagGGACCCGGAAAAGGATTGCCGTAGTAGACGGCGTCACTTTTCAGACACAAAAGGGTCAGATCACATGCCTTGTAGGGCCCAATGGCTCCGGCAAAACGACACTTTTACACATGATGGCCGGGTTCACCAACGCCGACAGGGGCTCTGTCTCCATCAAAGGTGCTCCCTCACAGATCGGTATTTGCCCCCAGCGCAACATCCTTTGGGACACTTTGACGGTCGCGGAACATGTCAAGATCTGGAACATTGTCAAGTCCGGCCGTAGCTCGCCCCACGAACTCGAGCAACTGATAGAGCAATGCGACCTCGCCTTCAAGCGAAACTTCAGGGCAAGCAGCCTTAGCGGTGGTCAGAAGCGGAAGCTGCAGCTTGCGTGCATGTTTACTGGCGATTCTTCAATATGTCTCGTCGACGAATGCACATCTGGATTGGACCCCTTGTCTCGAAGGACAATCTGGGAAATTCTACTAGAGCAACGGGCAAAGCGAAGCATCATTCTCACCACGCACTTTTTGGATGAAGTTGACGTTCTTGCCGACTACATCGTCCTACTTTGCAAAGGAACGGTCAAATGTCAGGGTATACCAGCAGAGCTCAAGGACCTGCACAGTGGCGGGTATAAGGTTTCTGTGCCACTAGCGGTCTCTGCACTGGGACCCAACTATCCTCGCGCCGTTCACCAGGATAGGGCCATTTACTATGTGCCGAGCCCGGCTGCTGCATCAAAAGTCGCCTGCAGTTACCTCGACGCTGGTATCACAGACGTTGCATTGGCTGGGCCGCAGTTTGAGGACGTTTTTCTCAACATTCTGCAACGGGAAGCCGCATCACAGGGCTCAGCGGCGTCAAACATGACCGATCCAAGTTTCAAGATGAGTCCAGGGAAAGCGACCTCGTCATGGAAACAATTCTTAGCCCTATACAGGAAGCGCTGGACGGTTCTTCCAAGATTCTGGAGCCCATATCTGTTTGCTCTGCTGGTGCCACTAGGCCTAGCGTACCTTGCCGGTGGGCTTCTGAAAGAATACGAACCACCAAGCTGCGACGCCTTGCAAGACACTTCCGCGATGCAGCGCACAATGCTGAAGTGGAATGACTCTTGTACGACTAGTGGAGATGGTTGTGATCAGCTCTTGGTCTCACCGGAGCAAGCGAATGGCACTTTATTCGACCTCTTTACGGCCGGGTATGTGGAGTTTTCCAACATTAGCCTTCGGTCGTATAGCGACTTTGTTTCAGTGCAGAAGTCGCGGAAAGAAACACTTGACCTCATAGCTCGCAACACCACCCGGGCTGGCTATGGCGGCATTTTCACGGGAACGAGTACCGAAGCCCCGACGATTGCTTACCGAACTTTGTCGAGCGGTGAGCAATCTGGTTCCCTGTTACTAGGGATTTGGAGCCAGATGCAGGGTGGCACCGAAATTCGGACGACGCAAGAGCTCATCCCGAAGATGCGCAAG ATTGCTGACTTCAACGGCATAGCCTATATGCTCTTATTCACTCTTCTTCAAGTCCTGTACCCAGCCAGCTTTGTGCTTTATCCCGCTCTGGAGAAAGCACGACAGGTCAGAGCAATGCAATATGCGAACGGAATCAGGCCCGGTCCACTTTGGGCGGCATACACAGCCTTCGACTTGTTATGGATTGCCATTAGCTCTGCGAGCATGTTGCTGATAAGTGCTATTAACGTGACCTTCAACGGTCCCATAGTCATACTTCTTCCCGTTCTATCTCTCTATGGTATGACGGCTACGCTCACTGGCTACGTCATATCCCACTACACGGAGGGGCCCCTGAAGGCCTATCTGGCCACTGTTGGAGTAGGTATGCTTTCTTGGGTTGCCATGGGCTTTGCTGTCAAC CTCGGTGATGCCAATTCAGCAGCCGTTACCTTTGGAGCCAATTTGGTCCTGCCCATTGGCAATGTCTTTCGCTCTCTACTTGTTGGCCTCAATCTCATGGACGCGGGCTGTAGCAGGGGCAACCCTGTCGCAACAAGCTCACTATATGGTTTCGCTGGCCCTTTACTCTACCTCATGATCCAAGTGGCTGCTCTCCTTCTACTTGTCACAGTGGTGGAAATGGGCAGGTCTCGCTCCAGTTTGAGATGGCTCATAAAAAAGAGCGCACCTCAGGTCCAAAGGCCTACCGATATTGAATTAGCGTTCATGCCACTATCTTCTCCAATTATTCTCGAAGATGCTGTTCAAGAGGAAAAAGAGCGTGCTGAGAGCAGCGATCAGGACTCCCTTCGTGTCCTGCACGTCAGCAAATCTTTTGGTACCAATAGAGCTGTCGACGACGTTACCTTTGGCCTTTCAAAGGGACAGGTCATAGCCTTGTTGGGACCGAATGGCGCTGGCAAATCTACATTGGTGAGCATGATCCAAGCAAACGTCGAGACGGATAAAGGGCAAATCACCCTCTGTCAAGAAGACAACAGAAACCTGGCGTCCGGGAGACATCTGGGAG TTTGTCCCCAATTCGACGCGTCCGATCTCATGTCCACGCGTCAACAACTGTCCTTCTATGCGCGTGTAAAAGGAATTTCGGACATTTCAGGAAACGTGAATTACCTTCTGGCACGGCTCGACTTGACATCTCACAGAGACACGCAAGTTTCAAAGTTGTCCGGTGGCAATAAACGGAAGGTCATGCTAGCTATAGCTCTCATGGGCTCTCCTGCCGTCCTAGTGCTTGATGAACCCACCACAGCGATGGATGCCATCGCCAAACGCCAATTTTGGAACATTGTTCAAGACATAGCAGGAGATCAATCGGTGCTTCTCACG ACGCACAGCATGGAGGAAGCCGATGCACTCGCCACTCGCACGGTCATCATGGCGCGGCGACTTTTAGCTATTGGTACGACACAAGCGCTTCGTGAGCGCTACTGTGACAAATACTTTGTTAGTCTTGTCCTCGCCACTGCTCCAGTGTCGTCGACACAGGAGATGGGGCTCGTAGTCGATTGGGTCCATAGCCGCGTTCCTGAAGCAGATTTCGAGCGAACTATGCTGGGCGGTCAAATTCGGTTCACTCTGCCTGCCACAGTAGGTAGCGAACGTGGTATTTCACTCATTGCAAACTTCATTGAAATGATCGAACACGGAAAAGCCGTCATGGGGATAGCACATTACTCTATTAGTAATGCAACGCTCGAAGACGTTTTCTTAGCGGTAGCTCGGAAGAATCAGGTCGTGGAAGAGGAGAATGCGCTATCCCGTTCGCCCGAGAAAAGGAGAGTTGATTGGAGATCATTGCTCCCAAGAAATCGACAGTGGCTACGACTTTAG